ACAAAGCTTGTACTGCATTCGGGGTGGAATTCATAGTCATTAACCAATCTTCGTTGAAAACCAAGCCATCCAAAAGTTCGTTCAACTATCCATCTCTTGGGTAAGACATTAAATCCACTAATTCCTGCCACTTTTTTTACAATTTCCAAAGTGTAATTCAAACTTTTTAAAATCCATTCAGCTAAGTTACCGGTATAACCTTGATCTGCCAATATTTTTGTCAATCTAGGGTACTTATATCTTAATTCTTCAAGAACATATTTAGCTCCTTCTCTGTCCTGAATATCAGCGTTATGAATCACAATAGCTATAATAAATCCGAATGTGTCAGTAATAATATGTCTTTTTCTTCCTTTAATTTTCTTGTTTCCGTCATAACCGTTTGATAACGAGAAAGAACAAGTTTTAACAGTTTGACTATCAATTAATCCAAGACTTGGTGAAACATGTTTTCCTTTTTCCTTTCTTAACTTATCACGCAAAAAATCATGTATTTCTTCAATAAGCCCTTCTGCTGTCCATTTTCTGAAATAATAATAAACGAGTTGCCACTTAGGGAAATCTTTAGGCAGCAATCTCCATTGAACACCAGTTTTGGTGATGTACAATAATGCGTCTACA
Above is a window of Bacteroidia bacterium DNA encoding:
- a CDS encoding IS5 family transposase gives rise to the protein MKAYPTNLTDIQYEAIEKIVNDNRKRKHPLRCIVDALLYITKTGVQWRLLPKDFPKWQLVYYYFRKWTAEGLIEEIHDFLRDKLRKEKGKHVSPSLGLIDSQTVKTCSFSLSNGYDGNKKIKGRKRHIITDTFGFIIAIVIHNADIQDREGAKYVLEELRYKYPRLTKILADQGYTGNLAEWILKSLNYTLEIVKKVAGISGFNVLPKRWIVERTFGWLGFQRRLVNDYEFHPECSTSFVHLAMIRIMLNRIKK